A genomic segment from Lignipirellula cremea encodes:
- a CDS encoding response regulator, with protein sequence MNLSTSTPTVSPVARILLVDDHPLVRRGFGELISARSDMEVCGEAADADAAMEQIEATQPDLVVVDISLADINGIELIKRIRGKDDGIKILVASMHDESIYAERALRAGATGYVNKEVATDKVIEAILQVLSGQVYLSSTMTDDLLHRVVTGATGETSPVDMLSDRELEVFEKIGRGMTTREIAEMLKLSVKTIETHREHIKIKMRLRNAAELTRAAVQWVLENDRT encoded by the coding sequence ATGAATTTATCAACTTCCACTCCAACGGTATCCCCTGTCGCAAGAATCCTGCTGGTCGATGACCATCCGCTGGTCCGTCGCGGTTTCGGCGAGCTCATTTCGGCCCGTTCCGACATGGAAGTTTGCGGAGAAGCGGCCGATGCGGATGCCGCCATGGAGCAGATCGAAGCCACCCAGCCCGACCTGGTGGTGGTGGATATTTCGCTCGCCGATATCAACGGCATTGAGTTAATCAAGCGCATCCGCGGTAAAGACGACGGAATCAAAATCCTGGTCGCCTCGATGCACGACGAATCCATCTACGCCGAGCGCGCTTTGCGGGCCGGGGCTACGGGATACGTCAACAAGGAAGTCGCCACCGACAAAGTGATTGAAGCCATTCTGCAGGTGCTCTCAGGCCAGGTTTACCTCAGCTCCACCATGACCGATGATCTGCTGCATCGGGTGGTGACCGGCGCCACGGGGGAAACGTCTCCGGTCGATATGCTTTCGGATCGTGAACTGGAAGTGTTTGAAAAAATCGGGCGCGGGATGACCACGCGTGAGATTGCCGAAATGCTGAAGCTCAGCGTCAAAACGATCGAAACCCACCGCGAGCATATCAAAATCAAAATGCGGCTCCGCAATGCGGCCGAACTGACCCGCGCCGCCGTGCAATGGGTGCTGGAAAACGATCGCACCTGA
- the malQ gene encoding 4-alpha-glucanotransferase has translation MKDPAVMGDDSRPAMIPFQPDDRASGLLLHVTSLPCRFGIGDLGPAACDWIDQLQAAGQKCWQILPLGPTGEGFSPYTPTSTFAGNIWLISPDRLMEDGLLTAADCQGADFPADHIAFDEVRAFKRRLLDTAWRRFVSDRPASLQEAFEQFRQHEQHWLDDFALFTAIKAKFGDSTHYQDWPKELVRRDAETLASARSEMAEAIDACCFEQFLFFRQGRALKDHAQSRGVAMLGDVPFFISADSADVWSNPELFLLDEHQRPLFVAGVPPDYFSADGQLWGNPVYDWNVLQRTGYRWWVDRLRALLAHVDVLRLDHFRAFAAAWHTPAGAETAIGGEWRDGPGSDFFAAISSALGGLPFVAEDLGHITDDVRELRKAYHLPGMMVLQFAFDGDPLNPFLPEHCTHNNLSYTGTHDNNTTRGWYESLNQEQQNVVWQMLHRDPVPAEEVAGLFLETAWHSSAALAMAPLQDLLNLGSEARMNTPGIAAGNWGWRCTPEQLQQADFARLRELTAAAGRLP, from the coding sequence ATGAAGGACCCCGCTGTAATGGGCGATGACTCCCGTCCCGCGATGATTCCCTTTCAACCCGACGATCGGGCCTCCGGCCTGCTGCTGCACGTCACTTCGCTACCCTGCCGGTTCGGGATCGGCGATCTGGGTCCTGCCGCGTGCGACTGGATCGATCAGCTGCAGGCGGCCGGGCAAAAGTGCTGGCAGATCCTGCCGCTGGGCCCCACCGGCGAAGGTTTTTCCCCCTATACGCCTACTTCGACTTTTGCGGGCAACATCTGGCTGATCAGTCCTGATCGCCTGATGGAAGACGGCCTGTTGACCGCCGCCGATTGCCAGGGCGCCGACTTTCCGGCCGACCATATCGCCTTTGACGAGGTCCGCGCATTCAAACGCCGGCTGCTCGATACGGCATGGCGGCGGTTTGTGAGCGATCGCCCTGCATCCCTGCAGGAAGCGTTTGAGCAGTTTCGACAGCACGAGCAGCACTGGCTGGACGACTTTGCGCTGTTCACCGCCATCAAAGCAAAGTTCGGCGACTCCACCCACTATCAGGACTGGCCGAAAGAACTTGTCCGTCGCGACGCAGAAACCCTGGCGTCCGCCCGCAGCGAAATGGCCGAAGCGATCGACGCCTGCTGCTTTGAGCAGTTTCTCTTTTTCCGCCAGGGTCGCGCCCTGAAAGATCACGCCCAGTCGCGCGGCGTGGCGATGCTGGGCGATGTGCCGTTTTTTATCTCCGCCGACTCGGCGGACGTCTGGAGCAACCCCGAACTGTTCCTTCTTGACGAACATCAGCGGCCCCTGTTCGTCGCCGGCGTGCCGCCTGACTACTTTAGCGCCGATGGGCAATTGTGGGGCAATCCGGTCTACGACTGGAACGTACTGCAACGCACCGGCTATCGCTGGTGGGTTGATCGCTTGCGGGCGTTACTGGCGCATGTCGATGTACTGCGGTTGGATCACTTCCGTGCCTTTGCGGCCGCCTGGCACACGCCGGCTGGGGCCGAAACGGCGATCGGCGGAGAATGGCGGGATGGCCCGGGATCGGATTTCTTCGCCGCGATTTCCTCCGCGCTGGGCGGTCTGCCGTTTGTCGCGGAAGATCTGGGACACATTACCGACGACGTTCGCGAACTCCGCAAAGCCTACCACTTGCCCGGCATGATGGTCCTGCAGTTCGCCTTCGACGGCGATCCGCTGAATCCGTTCTTGCCGGAACATTGCACGCACAACAACCTTTCCTACACCGGCACGCACGACAACAACACCACCCGCGGCTGGTATGAAAGCCTGAACCAGGAACAGCAGAACGTGGTCTGGCAGATGCTGCACCGCGATCCGGTTCCTGCTGAAGAAGTCGCCGGACTGTTTCTGGAAACGGCCTGGCATTCGTCCGCCGCCCTGGCGATGGCGCCGTTGCAGGATCTGCTCAATTTGGGCAGCGAAGCCCGCATGAATACGCCCGGGATCGCCGCCGGTAACTGGGGCTGGCGCTGCACGCCCGAGCAGTTACAACAGGCCGACTTCGCTCGTTTGCGCGAACTTACTGCCGCAGCAGGCCGCCTGCCATAA
- a CDS encoding UvrB/UvrC motif-containing protein, with protein sequence MKCQRCEKPATFHITELTGDTPQELHLCADHAQAYLAPAAAEEPPESFLGALAQQFKVGQTAAQLARLDQKACPYCGITFYEFRHAGRLGCPHDYVCFAEDLEPLILNIHGATEHAGKRPKRHAQSLNQQTELIRLRREMKEAVDREDYERASQLRDEIRGIEQGSETDSPPPEPA encoded by the coding sequence ATGAAATGTCAGCGCTGTGAGAAACCCGCCACGTTTCACATCACGGAATTGACGGGCGACACTCCCCAGGAACTGCATCTGTGCGCCGACCACGCGCAAGCGTATCTGGCGCCGGCCGCAGCGGAAGAGCCTCCGGAATCGTTCCTGGGGGCTTTGGCGCAGCAGTTCAAGGTGGGTCAAACGGCCGCCCAGTTGGCCCGTCTGGATCAAAAAGCTTGTCCCTACTGTGGGATCACTTTTTATGAGTTCCGGCACGCCGGCAGGCTGGGCTGCCCCCATGATTACGTCTGTTTTGCGGAAGACCTGGAGCCGCTCATTCTGAACATTCATGGCGCCACCGAACATGCGGGCAAACGGCCCAAACGTCATGCGCAGAGTTTGAACCAGCAAACGGAGTTGATCCGCCTGCGTCGGGAAATGAAAGAGGCAGTCGACCGCGAAGACTACGAACGCGCCTCGCAACTGCGCGATGAAATCCGCGGGATCGAACAGGGTAGCGAAACGGACTCCCCGCCCCCGGAGCCCGCGTAA
- a CDS encoding sigma 54-interacting transcriptional regulator, translating into MNAFLKTIKGPASGAKYPLDPQVQNQVGRGIECKVLLDDSLASRIHAVIFYEEDSWWVADKESRNGVFLGGVKIDEARLMHGNVIRFGSVEFEFNEVRDPADLPLLCESRTVVFDAPIDVNDSGRSYLQALQDADRTADFLDLYQLSLKLLACDSPGEVIRLAIELLHEHTGASVTGFLWFSDDGRLKPKLVIPEEEAGEVSLSESLTELVCNQRRACRLDALASDSSVSLEDFAEAICTPLLYQQKVLGAVHIYRRQGRFSESDFAFCVSAANILSAALARAQKDATLQADHQRLVAKSGSFDEMIGESEPMQILKSKIARVARASGSVLVRGESGAGKELVARALHKASPRADRPLLSVNCAAIPAELMESQLFGHKKGAFTSADSDHQGLFEQADAGTLFLDEVGEMTLEGQAKLLRILEGHPFLPVGGVKEITVDVRVIAATNRELSDFVKERKFREDLYYRLSVFELYIPPLRDRGSDIERLLNHFLEHFRHQHGRPSLSFSPAARQKLLACHWPGNVRQLRNVIDSAVVMAESDIIQPDDLPLRGDTELETLRLDYWEEKLIRQALSRHGATVQDAAKLLGIGRATLYRKIKEYEIEVS; encoded by the coding sequence TTGAACGCGTTTTTGAAAACGATCAAAGGCCCCGCCTCCGGCGCCAAATACCCGCTGGATCCCCAGGTCCAGAACCAGGTGGGCCGGGGCATCGAATGCAAGGTCCTGCTCGACGACTCTCTGGCTTCGCGCATTCATGCGGTGATTTTTTACGAAGAAGATTCCTGGTGGGTCGCCGACAAAGAGAGCCGGAACGGCGTCTTCCTGGGCGGCGTCAAAATCGACGAAGCACGACTAATGCACGGCAACGTGATCCGCTTCGGCAGCGTGGAATTTGAATTCAACGAAGTACGCGATCCGGCCGACCTGCCCCTGCTTTGCGAAAGCAGAACGGTCGTTTTTGACGCGCCGATCGATGTCAACGATTCCGGCCGCAGCTACCTGCAGGCTCTGCAGGACGCCGACCGCACCGCCGACTTCCTGGACCTGTACCAGCTGAGCCTGAAACTGCTCGCCTGCGACTCTCCCGGCGAAGTCATCCGCCTGGCGATCGAGCTGCTCCATGAGCACACCGGCGCTTCGGTGACCGGCTTTCTCTGGTTCAGCGATGACGGTCGGCTAAAACCCAAACTGGTTATCCCCGAAGAAGAAGCCGGCGAAGTCAGCCTCAGCGAGTCCTTGACGGAACTGGTCTGCAACCAGCGACGCGCTTGCCGGCTCGATGCGCTCGCTTCAGATTCCAGCGTCAGCCTGGAAGACTTCGCCGAAGCGATCTGCACCCCGTTGCTGTACCAGCAAAAGGTGCTGGGCGCTGTCCACATTTATCGCCGCCAGGGACGCTTCAGCGAGAGCGACTTCGCCTTTTGCGTTTCCGCCGCCAACATCCTGAGTGCAGCCCTCGCCCGCGCCCAGAAAGACGCCACTCTGCAGGCCGACCACCAGCGGCTGGTCGCCAAGAGCGGCAGCTTTGACGAAATGATCGGCGAAAGCGAGCCGATGCAAATCCTGAAGTCCAAAATCGCTCGCGTCGCCAGGGCGTCCGGCAGCGTGCTCGTCCGCGGCGAAAGCGGAGCCGGCAAAGAACTGGTCGCCCGGGCCCTCCACAAAGCCAGCCCGCGGGCCGACCGTCCGCTCTTGAGCGTCAACTGCGCCGCCATCCCGGCCGAACTTATGGAAAGCCAGCTATTTGGCCATAAAAAAGGCGCCTTCACCAGCGCCGACAGCGACCACCAGGGGCTCTTTGAACAGGCCGACGCCGGCACGCTGTTTCTCGACGAAGTCGGCGAAATGACCCTCGAAGGACAAGCCAAGTTGCTGCGCATCCTGGAAGGTCATCCCTTCCTGCCCGTCGGCGGCGTCAAGGAAATCACCGTCGATGTCCGGGTGATCGCCGCCACCAACCGGGAACTCAGCGACTTTGTCAAGGAACGAAAGTTCCGCGAAGACCTGTACTATCGTTTGAGCGTGTTCGAGCTCTACATTCCGCCGCTGCGCGATCGTGGATCGGATATTGAGCGCCTGCTCAATCATTTCCTGGAACACTTCCGTCACCAGCATGGCCGCCCGTCGCTGTCCTTTTCCCCGGCAGCCCGGCAAAAGTTGCTGGCCTGCCATTGGCCAGGGAATGTCCGCCAACTGCGGAATGTGATCGACAGCGCCGTGGTGATGGCGGAAAGCGACATCATCCAGCCCGACGACCTGCCGCTGCGCGGCGATACCGAACTGGAAACGCTGCGGCTGGATTACTGGGAAGAGAAGCTCATTCGTCAGGCATTGTCCCGCCATGGAGCCACCGTGCAGGACGCCGCCAAGCTTCTTGGCATTGGCAGAGCCACGCTCTACCGTAAAATTAAAGAGTACGAGATCGAAGTCTCATAG
- the secY gene encoding preprotein translocase subunit SecY, producing the protein MFEKLRVVFTIPELRQKILITLLFLGVYRVGWQIPLPIIDQEVLSAQSGEQQGGFSKFINQVAIFSASNLQQATIFGLGIMPYISASIIFQLLGSVWKPIEDLRKEGETGRKKINEYTRYLTVLLCVVQSFMYVQWYLMATPVDGANLIATPFESTGSDGVARLMLGWQLVAVTTMTCGTIFLMWLGEQIDEFGIGNGISLLIMAGILARMPAALLGLLSNADFELVGLGNGQVGVETLLVLSVMFIGVIFGVVFITLGQRRIPTQSAKHVRGRRVYGGTRQYLPLRINQAGVMPIIFASSLLMIPQMVLSFAANYVSSLSYVADMFGRGDSFLYNAFYVVLIYFFCYFWTAITFNPKEMADNLKDNGTFIPGYRPGKRTADYLEKVMVRITYVGAGFLAIVAIVPTIVSSSMQVDPQIASFYGGTGLLIAVSVAFDLVQKIDSHLVMRNYRGLLEG; encoded by the coding sequence ATGTTCGAAAAACTACGCGTCGTCTTTACGATTCCCGAGTTGAGGCAGAAAATCCTCATCACGTTGTTGTTTCTCGGCGTCTATCGTGTGGGTTGGCAAATTCCGTTGCCGATCATCGATCAGGAAGTGTTGAGCGCCCAGTCCGGTGAACAGCAGGGCGGGTTCAGCAAGTTCATTAATCAGGTTGCCATTTTTAGCGCGAGTAACCTGCAGCAGGCCACGATCTTCGGCCTCGGCATTATGCCCTACATTTCCGCCTCGATTATTTTCCAGCTGCTGGGAAGCGTCTGGAAGCCGATCGAAGATTTACGGAAGGAGGGCGAAACGGGTCGTAAAAAGATTAACGAGTACACCCGCTATCTCACGGTGCTGCTATGCGTCGTGCAGAGCTTCATGTACGTGCAGTGGTATTTGATGGCGACCCCTGTCGATGGGGCGAATCTAATCGCTACGCCGTTCGAGTCGACAGGATCGGATGGGGTAGCCCGTCTGATGCTGGGCTGGCAGCTGGTGGCGGTTACCACCATGACCTGCGGCACCATCTTTTTGATGTGGCTCGGCGAACAGATTGACGAGTTCGGCATCGGCAACGGGATCAGCTTGCTGATTATGGCGGGCATCCTCGCTCGTATGCCGGCGGCCCTGCTGGGTCTGCTAAGCAATGCCGATTTTGAATTGGTGGGTCTGGGTAATGGCCAGGTCGGCGTGGAGACGCTGCTGGTGTTGTCCGTGATGTTTATTGGGGTGATCTTTGGGGTGGTGTTTATCACCCTGGGTCAGCGCCGGATTCCGACGCAAAGCGCCAAGCATGTGCGTGGTCGTCGGGTTTACGGCGGAACCCGCCAGTATCTCCCGCTGCGAATCAATCAGGCCGGCGTGATGCCGATCATTTTCGCCAGCAGCTTGTTGATGATCCCGCAGATGGTGCTTAGCTTTGCGGCCAACTATGTGTCGAGCCTGTCGTATGTGGCCGATATGTTTGGTCGTGGCGATTCTTTTTTGTATAACGCGTTTTACGTGGTGCTGATTTACTTTTTCTGTTACTTCTGGACGGCGATCACCTTCAATCCGAAGGAGATGGCGGATAACCTGAAGGATAACGGCACTTTCATCCCTGGATACCGACCTGGCAAACGCACGGCCGACTATCTGGAAAAGGTGATGGTGCGGATTACGTACGTCGGCGCCGGATTCCTTGCCATTGTCGCCATTGTGCCGACGATTGTTTCCAGTTCGATGCAGGTGGATCCCCAGATCGCAAGTTTTTATGGCGGTACTGGACTCCTGATTGCTGTTAGCGTAGCATTTGATTTGGTTCAAAAGATCGACAGCCATCTGGTGATGCGAAATTACCGGGGACTGTTGGAAGGCTAA
- a CDS encoding adenylate kinase: MPMRIVFIGPPGAGKGTQSVRLVKYLDVPHLSTGDMLRDAISEGTTLGKLVKSYMDHGSLVPDPLVVGIVGERLEHRDCRKGCMLDGFPRTIGQAQALDQYLLDRGEKIDVVLELQVPEEILHDRLLERAKKMVEPRSDDRPEAIPRRLSLFRSQTEPLISYYSKRDICRHVDGVGTPDEVFARIRECVDSMRPGGKV, encoded by the coding sequence ATGCCAATGCGGATCGTGTTCATCGGACCGCCGGGAGCCGGAAAGGGCACCCAGTCCGTTCGACTCGTTAAATATCTCGACGTCCCCCATCTCTCGACGGGGGATATGCTTCGCGATGCCATTTCCGAAGGCACCACGCTCGGAAAGCTCGTTAAGTCCTACATGGACCATGGCAGCCTGGTGCCCGACCCGCTGGTGGTCGGGATCGTCGGCGAACGCCTCGAGCATCGTGATTGCCGGAAGGGCTGTATGCTCGACGGCTTCCCTCGCACGATCGGCCAGGCGCAAGCGCTGGACCAGTATCTGCTGGACCGCGGCGAAAAGATCGACGTCGTCCTTGAGCTGCAGGTGCCGGAGGAGATTCTCCACGACCGCCTGCTGGAACGGGCCAAGAAAATGGTCGAGCCGCGCAGTGATGACCGGCCTGAAGCGATTCCCCGCCGGTTAAGTCTGTTCCGCTCCCAGACTGAGCCACTGATCAGCTATTACAGCAAACGCGATATCTGTCGGCATGTCGATGGCGTAGGTACGCCTGACGAAGTGTTTGCTCGGATTCGCGAATGCGTCGATTCGATGCGGCCCGGCGGCAAAGTCTAG
- a CDS encoding YheT family hydrolase → MDLHDNFPPFVPHPLLWSGHLQTVIGSYLPSPRQPTGSIEHLIQAYDGDRLCLHETRPDSWQPGQRIVLMLHGLGGSNRSPYLLRTASALNDQGVRVFRKELRGFGSSYDKASGHTHAGQTTDLDAAVRQIIAWAPDSPLSLIGFSMSGNMVLKWLGETGARKPANLDSALAVSPPIDLIACGVNLRQGLNRLYDWSFAGLLRELVIKRRRSAPDYQDRRLAAIPTRLREFDDQYTAPLSGFANYRDYYYHASAARLLPQIATPTLIIAAVDDPVIPFSMFEHYPASAAVKLMKTQHGGHLGYIAAQRGEDPDRRWLDWRVVDWVLQQSPSLAEKAGQASQQTCPVR, encoded by the coding sequence ATGGATTTGCACGATAACTTCCCCCCGTTTGTCCCGCATCCGCTCTTGTGGAGCGGGCACCTGCAGACCGTTATCGGCTCTTATCTGCCGAGCCCTCGACAGCCGACCGGCTCCATTGAGCATTTGATCCAGGCCTACGATGGCGACCGGTTGTGCCTGCACGAAACGCGCCCCGATTCCTGGCAGCCGGGTCAACGCATCGTTCTTATGCTGCACGGACTGGGCGGCTCCAATCGCTCCCCCTATCTCCTGCGGACCGCCAGCGCTTTGAACGACCAGGGCGTCCGCGTGTTCCGCAAAGAGCTGCGCGGCTTTGGATCCAGCTATGACAAAGCCAGCGGCCATACGCACGCCGGTCAAACGACCGACCTGGACGCAGCCGTGAGGCAGATCATTGCCTGGGCGCCCGATTCGCCGTTATCGCTCATCGGCTTCAGCATGAGCGGCAACATGGTGTTGAAATGGCTCGGCGAAACGGGAGCCCGAAAACCGGCCAATCTGGATAGCGCCCTGGCCGTGTCGCCGCCAATCGACCTGATCGCCTGCGGCGTGAACCTGCGCCAGGGATTGAACCGGCTGTACGACTGGTCGTTTGCGGGGCTGCTTCGCGAGTTGGTCATTAAACGTCGGCGCTCGGCGCCCGACTATCAGGATCGCCGGCTGGCCGCCATTCCCACGCGTTTACGAGAATTTGACGACCAGTACACGGCGCCGCTGAGCGGCTTCGCCAACTATCGCGACTACTATTACCACGCCAGCGCCGCCCGATTGCTGCCGCAGATCGCCACGCCCACGCTGATAATCGCGGCCGTCGACGACCCGGTGATCCCGTTCTCGATGTTTGAGCACTACCCAGCCTCGGCCGCGGTCAAGTTAATGAAAACCCAGCACGGAGGACACCTGGGTTATATCGCGGCCCAAAGGGGAGAAGACCCGGATCGCCGCTGGCTCGATTGGCGAGTCGTAGACTGGGTGCTGCAGCAATCGCCGTCGCTGGCGGAAAAAGCAGGCCAGGCATCCCAGCAGACGTGCCCTGTCCGCTGA
- a CDS encoding PH domain-containing protein: MNQAIAGVTPAADAEAITMTVWPSICATFPGRFLGQLYSIGQGGYIVTPGNLFALLTAPIAAALYLGKVAPWFGMRYTITNRRVVVQRGLAAVDERWVDLDRFDRIEISVRPGQSWFAAGDLVFFMGNTETFRLDGVCRPESFKAACIKSQMAYTGIKAALAREARS, encoded by the coding sequence ATGAATCAAGCGATTGCTGGCGTTACACCTGCGGCCGATGCAGAAGCCATCACCATGACCGTCTGGCCGTCAATTTGCGCCACGTTCCCCGGACGTTTCCTGGGGCAACTGTACAGCATTGGCCAAGGCGGTTATATCGTGACGCCCGGCAACCTGTTCGCTTTATTGACCGCGCCGATCGCCGCCGCCCTGTACCTGGGCAAAGTGGCTCCGTGGTTTGGCATGCGATACACCATCACCAACCGCCGCGTGGTGGTTCAGCGGGGTCTGGCGGCGGTGGATGAACGCTGGGTCGATCTCGACCGCTTCGACCGGATTGAGATTTCTGTGCGACCGGGCCAGTCCTGGTTCGCCGCCGGCGATCTGGTCTTTTTCATGGGCAACACGGAAACCTTCCGTCTGGATGGCGTTTGCCGCCCGGAATCTTTCAAGGCCGCCTGCATCAAGTCGCAAATGGCCTACACGGGAATCAAAGCGGCCCTGGCCCGCGAAGCCCGCAGCTAA
- a CDS encoding hybrid sensor histidine kinase/response regulator produces MDKLPINILAIDDNPYAIRLIREILSGVRHLQFEMRHEQRLSLGLRALEEETFDLILLDLTLPDSFGLDTFDDFLKPAAETPIVILTNADDDSLALEAVRRGAQDYLVKNQLDGRLLARAIRYAIERQAASVELKSLQQEVTDMALREQRRIGQQLHDGLGQHLTGVALMAKSLQRKLEGEQSAATDASAELVELIVEAQGQVRALVKGLYPVDVDAEGLRIALQQLAQSTIRTCGVSCSFDSEERVSIENNNTATQLFHIAQEAVNNAVKHGNARHIAIRLDSRENDLVLIIRDDGCGLPAPAEEIRGMGMQIMQYRANSIGASIEFASQGNGVSVVCRLRHLKTPAI; encoded by the coding sequence ATGGACAAACTACCCATCAATATCCTTGCGATCGACGACAATCCCTATGCGATTCGTTTGATTAGAGAGATCCTCAGTGGTGTTCGGCATCTTCAGTTTGAAATGCGACATGAGCAGCGATTGTCGCTTGGTCTCCGGGCTTTGGAAGAAGAGACGTTCGACCTGATCCTGTTAGATTTGACCTTGCCTGATAGTTTCGGACTGGACACGTTTGATGATTTCCTGAAACCGGCGGCTGAAACGCCGATTGTGATTCTGACGAACGCCGATGACGATTCCCTGGCGCTGGAAGCGGTGCGGCGGGGGGCTCAGGACTATCTCGTAAAAAACCAGCTTGACGGTCGACTGTTGGCGCGGGCCATCCGCTATGCGATTGAACGCCAGGCCGCTTCGGTCGAATTGAAATCGCTGCAGCAAGAGGTCACCGATATGGCCCTGCGCGAGCAGCGCAGGATCGGCCAGCAATTGCACGACGGGCTGGGACAGCATCTGACGGGCGTCGCCCTGATGGCGAAGTCCTTGCAAAGAAAATTGGAAGGAGAGCAATCTGCGGCCACGGACGCCTCGGCGGAACTGGTAGAATTGATTGTCGAAGCGCAAGGGCAGGTTCGCGCCTTAGTGAAAGGTCTGTACCCCGTCGATGTCGATGCAGAAGGCCTTCGGATCGCACTGCAGCAGCTTGCCCAAAGCACGATCAGGACTTGCGGGGTATCCTGTAGTTTTGATAGCGAAGAAAGAGTCTCGATCGAAAACAATAATACGGCGACCCAGCTTTTTCATATTGCGCAGGAAGCCGTCAACAATGCGGTGAAGCATGGGAATGCCCGCCATATTGCCATTCGCCTGGATTCGCGCGAGAATGATCTGGTATTGATTATTCGTGATGATGGGTGCGGCCTCCCAGCGCCCGCTGAGGAAATCCGAGGAATGGGAATGCAAATCATGCAGTACCGCGCCAATTCCATTGGAGCTTCCATCGAGTTCGCCTCCCAGGGCAACGGCGTCTCGGTCGTTTGCCGTCTCCGCCACCTAAAGACGCCTGCCATATGA
- a CDS encoding protein arginine kinase produces MKLDELANQCGEWLRGAGPESDIVVSSRIRLARNLADYPFIRKCTEQDRRAIVRSLRERITSVKELSKATYIDVEELSAIDRQFLVERQLISRELSESEGARGVAIDNNEQFSLMMNEEDHLRIQVMHSGLDLHAAWQRMNRIDDLIEEQVSYAFHDQKGYLTACPTNVGTGARISVMLHLPALVITRHIDKVFRSLQKISLAVRGLYGEGSQAMGDFYQISNQITLGKSEEELVKQVSDVAPMLINYERRAREVLIRDSEQELHDRVSRAYGILCTAKTISSEETMHLLSSLRMGVNLGLISDLEIPTINKLFIHTQPAHLQKLRGEELDTSERNIERANYLQRHLRKNTRDETPGDN; encoded by the coding sequence GTGAAACTCGACGAACTTGCCAATCAATGTGGCGAATGGCTGCGCGGCGCCGGACCGGAATCGGACATCGTGGTCAGCAGCCGTATCCGCCTGGCCCGCAACCTGGCCGACTACCCGTTCATTCGCAAATGCACCGAACAGGATCGCCGCGCTATTGTGCGGTCCTTGCGGGAGCGGATCACCTCGGTGAAGGAACTCTCCAAGGCGACCTATATCGATGTCGAAGAGCTGTCAGCCATCGATCGGCAGTTCCTCGTCGAACGTCAGCTCATTAGCCGCGAACTTTCCGAATCCGAAGGCGCCCGCGGCGTGGCGATTGACAACAACGAGCAGTTCAGCCTGATGATGAATGAGGAGGACCACCTCCGCATTCAGGTGATGCACTCCGGCCTGGATCTGCACGCCGCCTGGCAACGTATGAACCGGATCGACGACCTGATCGAAGAGCAAGTCTCGTACGCCTTCCACGACCAGAAAGGTTATCTGACCGCCTGCCCGACCAATGTCGGCACCGGCGCCCGCATCAGCGTCATGTTGCACTTGCCGGCCCTGGTCATCACGCGGCACATCGACAAGGTCTTTCGCAGCCTGCAGAAGATCAGCCTGGCCGTCCGCGGCCTGTACGGCGAAGGCTCGCAAGCGATGGGCGACTTTTACCAGATCAGCAACCAGATCACCCTCGGCAAAAGCGAAGAAGAACTGGTCAAGCAGGTCAGCGACGTCGCCCCCATGCTGATCAATTACGAACGCCGCGCCCGCGAAGTCCTCATCCGCGACAGCGAGCAGGAACTCCACGATCGCGTCAGCAGGGCCTACGGCATCCTCTGCACGGCCAAAACCATCAGCAGTGAAGAAACCATGCACCTGCTCTCCAGCTTGCGCATGGGCGTCAATCTGGGACTGATCAGCGATCTGGAAATCCCCACGATCAACAAGCTCTTCATTCACACCCAGCCGGCCCACCTGCAGAAATTGCGCGGCGAAGAACTCGATACGTCGGAACGGAACATCGAACGGGCTAACTACCTGCAGCGCCATCTGCGGAAGAACACCCGCGATGAAACGCCGGGCGACAATTAA